A single window of Lepisosteus oculatus isolate fLepOcu1 chromosome 29, fLepOcu1.hap2, whole genome shotgun sequence DNA harbors:
- the apc2 gene encoding adenomatous polyposis coli protein 2 isoform X1 yields the protein MGLHWLHALLQSALFGNEGLDSVRMAGSVASYDQLVRQVEALRKENTHLRRELEDNSNHLSKLENETSDMKEVLKQLQCKLEQEARTLASTGRTDVLDQLKELHMDLTNYYELKYQPHNLRGSQAAQAAEEEDRTPAPSFDLGRAGDRSPLHTASRQAPPVQGEGAALHPGPPHILEGALQKTGTSGEGRVTAQHLEDLCKERTLLLSEIEKEERERRWYYSQLQGLSQRLAELPRVETFSMQMDLIRQQLEFEAQQLRSVMEERFGTSDEMVQRTQIRVARLEQLEKELQEAQETQEKTPQPEAQTHSCGKLSIPESENTACCAISEAPSDTGSKVEMVFWLLSMLATRDREEMSRTLLTMSSSQESCVAMRKSGCVPLLVQILHDGPGAGAGGGCSREARARASAALHNIVYSQPDEGQARREMRVLHVLEQIRAHCEGGWDWLETHRSPAGQEGSSATATPEPVEPQICQAMCAIMKLSFEEEYRRAMNELGGLQAVAELVQLDQELYGTLSEPLSLALRRYAGMALTNLTFGDVVNKAALCSKKSCLQAIVAQLASDSEELHQVVSSILRNLSWRADINSKKILREVGSVTALTTCALQATKESTLKSLLSALWNLSAHSTENKVAICSVDGALGFLVSTLTYKCQSNSLAIIESGGGILRNVSSLVATRDDYRQILRDHNCLQTLLQHLRSHSLTIVSNACGTLWNLSARSPKDQELLWDLGAVSMLRNLIHSKHKMIAMGSAAALRNLLTNRPPKYKDAAVVSPGSCMPSLYMRKQKALEAELDAKHLAETFDSIEKQQSPKLQSINKPLRHIESLAKDYASDSGCFDDDEAPNVSTSLDTGSFSMLSMFLNSSNFLQGQSRKKGSEPERDVDPQAEDGKKPQPADDDVSVAAEKLAKKITTTVAKIDKLVEDITMHTSSEDSFSLSSEDHFVDWQYGSDELHEARAKSCSPCRLSDTSSFARRERLSRAHALLRLKTAHTSLSTDSLNSGSTSDGYSGSKDQIRPSARSATVQRRPNRLELKVAQQGYLDKHDHCIPAETNPNDVAEKESEDRTNMSLPNQSSTDAEDQCKDPPPPTPATEPTKLSSETNVPTIKLSPSYQHVPLIGSVAKFGIPRNPINSQGMRRQAWIPAINSGGIMKQPPVIQARSPTLSQLETLQKYSVENTPICFSRCSSLSSLSSADGALDGQSQSENELESDSSVEIIDVEDCDLEKNEEESLEDLSESQLVVSEQKQCVSAGSPTSQPIEIPCHIKREKVFLRGVSPGRHEDMTPSSSSENYIHETPLVMSRCSSVSSLGSFESPSIASSIQSDPCSEMISGTISPSDLPDSPGQTMPPSRSKTPCYADASGQDAQAGGGQWESNLRKLMEIADFKERFNLPPDLDTMIYFTVEKPTENFSCASSLSALPLHEHYIQKDVELKLMPLLHEKDNSPFNTAHGQREETGEEHPLLGAENQADRYGEGNSDDDIEILKECINSAMPSKFRKVRTSLMSSLSTQVLSSQTRRSMQLPVYMLLPAQTNQMGSMRKTARPDKDFYQDDSSFTDSAEGTPVNLSSTTSLSDETLQYPVKEEKGLKDWQLRRMEKQDMMALEAKRIEDLRSFSHFHKPTKMAGHAEMVTNQMNRVIKTVLPTQGVQMHSREAKASLSQLRSRDQSPSHMIQRQDQSHPRNLPKLDLPIRKQSAGMHQGQNNYGEYVHGNLAFQSMRHTTPTEEAIYCFYDDQMEAKREGGRKASTGRKQIKEANRNILTHAAASADRTINLQSKQKCITNKLKHNLIMDETPPCYSLSSSLSSLSDADLEEHQGKAQQVWVKSKRHTTSGHNRDASKNCGQNDEDSSSSSVSLDSEDDLLQKCITSAMPKQRRRHSARKRKSEKKQKLKKAVEGWNPARDQESDNMASDKDSDLNSIEWRAIQEGAHSIVTRLQAASKSREPSSESESVLSCMSGVSSFHTNQEKSDKKKNVKEQGKGNKMPDGRNPRTQLDFAQRKPVPNLPVVFRGRTVIYMPNPKKETNSSQKPPLKKTSPKTETPVKNPNLAQQRSRSLHRLGRANDSTELSLPKRSSTPPARIPKSTSSGSSQNSTPSRQPQKKLTSPSQSSKQIPKKDVKPTNSPTDKKTSPAASPSPKSPAHKKTQKSPVRIPFMQTPSRQPMASRTISPLVTNQPSPGISRQNTQLKRTLPANRLDLVRMSSTRSSSSESDRAGFLRQLTFIKESPSLLRQRSEIPSSRSVPTSKCASPRKMRPGAPAAFLCSSRCQELKGVGQGPRETQDEGQGQGAQRQRAALSRASSSDRGLSGVRPARRTSSESPCRAPQKNISGAWQRERDTFKRHSSSPHINILKRATSRSSILSSSSESSGKVKSEEDRKTQKQQEPRGRGKITWRRIRDEDVPHILKSTLPSTALPLVPSPEGQKPMPPLPGKLPTITLPPRKTSDATVQTEDFATNKTNSSTSPTIERAGEISEEAALFRKISTASSSSASVQEGDANELPSSFKSQTTPCASHVIEGHNGGIGHFRQSSPSKAVRVTPFNYIPSPMACGSQSTQIRAPTLNEKPGERLEA from the exons ATGGGCTTGCACTGGCTCCACGCCCTACTCCAGTCCGCGCTCTTCGGAAATGAG GGATTGGACAGCGTGAGGATGGCAGGGTCTGTAGCTTCGTACGACCAGCTGGTCAGGCAGGTGGAGGCGCTGAGGAAGGAGAACACCCACCTGCGGAGGGAGCTGGAAGACAACTCCAACCACCTGTCCAAGCTGGAGAACGAGACCTCCGACATGAAG GAGGTGCTGAAGCAGCTGCAGTGCAAACTGGAGCAGGAGGCTCGAACGCTGGCCTCCACCGGGAGAACAGACGTGCTCGACCAGCTCAAAG AGTTGCACATGGACTTGACGAACTATTACGAGCTGAAGTACCAGCCCCACAATCTGCGGGGGTCCCAGGCAGCCCAGGCCGCTGAAGAGGAGGACCGAACCCCAGCTCCGTCCTTCGATCTGGGGAGGGCCGGAGACAGGAGCCCCCTGCACACCGCCTCCAGGCAGGCGCCCCCAGTGCAGGGGGAAGGGGCAGCACTGCACCCCGGACCCCCACACATCCTGGAGGGAGCTCTGCAGAAGACGGGCACCAGCGGGGAGGGCAGGGTCACAGCCCAGCACCTAGAGGACCTCTGCAAAGAGAG GACGCTGCTGCTGAGCGAGATTGAGAAGGAGGAGCGAGAGCGGCGCTGGTACTACTCCCAGCTGCAGGGGCTGTCGCAGCGGCTGGCCGAGCTGCCGCGCGTCGAGACG TTCTCCATGCAGATGGACCTGATCCGCCAGCAGCTGGAGTTCGAGGCCCAGCAGCTGCGCTCCGTCATGGAGGAGAGATTCGGCACAAGCGACGAAATGGTCCAGCGGACGCAG ATCCGGGTGGCGCGtctggagcagctggagaaggagctgcaggaggcTCAGGAAACACAGGAGAAGACCCCCCAGCCGGAGGCTCAG ACCCATAGCTGTGGAAAACTGTCCATCCCGGAATCAGAGAACACAGCCTGCTGTGCCATTTCAGAAGCCCCAAGTGACACTGGAAGTAAA GTGGAGATGGTGTTCTGGCTGCTGTCCATGCTGGCCACGCGGGACCGTGAGGAGATGTCCCGCACCCTGCTGACCATGTCCAGCTCCCAGGAGAGCTGCGTGGCCATGCGCAAGTCGGGCTGCGTGCCCCTGCTGGTGCAGATCCTGCACGACGGGCCCGGCGCGGGCGCGGGCGGGGGCTGTAGCCGAGAGGCCCGGGCACGAGCCAGCGCCGCCCTGCACAACATCGTCTACTCGCAACCCGACGAGGGCCAGGCCCGTCGCGAGATGAGAGTCCTGCACGTGCTGGAGCAGATCCGCGCCCACTGCGAGGGCGGCTGGGACTGGCTGGAGACCCACCGCAGCCCCGCCGGCCAGGAGGGGAGCAGCGCCACAG CCACTCCTGAGCCAGTGGAGCCTCAGATCTGCCAGGCTATGTGTGCGATCATGAAGCTGTCCTTCGAAGAGGAGTATCGAAGAGCCATGAATGAGCTCG GGGGTCTGCAAGCTGTGGCAGAGCTGGTGCAGCTGGACCAGGAGCTCTACGGCACGCTGAGCGAGCCTCTCAGCCTGGCACTGAGGCGCTACGCGGGAATGGCTCTCACCAACCTCACCTTCGGAGACGTCGTCAACAAG GCCGCGCTGTGCTCCAAGAAGAGCTGCCTGCAAGCTATTGTTGCCCAGCTTGCTTCTGACAGTGAGGAACTGCACCAG GTGGTGTCCAGTATTCTGAGAAACCTGTCATGGCGGGCTGACATCAACAGCAAGAAGATTCTACGAGAGGTGGGCAGCGTGACTGCACTGACCACCTGTGCGCTGCAGGCAACTAAG GAATCCACTCTGAAAAGTCTGCTGAGCGCCCTATGGAATCTGTCGGCACACAGCACCGAAAACAAGGTGGCAATCTGCTCGGTGGATGGGGCATTAGGCTTTCTAGTGAGCACACTCACCTACAAATGCCAGAGCAACTCCCTAGCCATCATAGAGAGTGGTGGGGGCATTCTGCGCAATGTGTCCAGCCTGGTGGCCACCCGTGATGATTACAG GCAAATCCTTCGTGACCACAACTGCCTACAGACTCTTCTGCAGCACCTCAGGTCCCACAGTCTTACTATTGTGAGCAATGCCTGTGGGACACTGTGGAACCTGTCTGCCCGGAGCCCCAAGGACCAGGAGCTGCTGTGGGACCTGGGGGCAGTCAGCATGCTGCGCAACCTCATCCACTCCAAGCACAAGATGATTGCCATGGGCAGTGCCGCAGCTCTCAGGAACCTCCTCACTAATCGTCCGCCAAAGTACAAAGATGCAGCTGTCGTCTCTCCTGGGTCCTGCATGCCATCCCTCTACATGAGGAAGCAGAAGGCACTGGAGGCAGAGCTGGATGCCAAACATTTAGCAGAAACCTTTGATTCCATAGAGAAGCAGCAGAGCCCTAAGCTTCAAAGCATCAACAAGCCGTTGCGACACATTGAGAGCCTGGCTAAAGATTATGCCTCTGATTCTGGCTGCTTTGATGATGATGAAGCTCCCAATGTCTCTACCAGTTTAGACACGGGGAGCTTCTCCATGCTATCCATGTTTCTCAACTCTTCTAACTTTCTTCAGGGCCAGTCCCGCAAAAAGGGAAGTGAACCTGAAAGAGATGTTGACCCACAGGCAGAAGATGGCAAGAAGCCCCAGCCTGCAGATGATGACGTATCTGTGGCAGCAGAGAAATTAGCCAAAAAGATCACCACAACAGTGGCCAAGATCGACAAGCTTGTGGAGGACATCACCATGCACACATCATCAGAGGACAGTTTCAGCCTGAGCTCTGAAGATCACTTCGTGGACTGGCAATATGGATCAGATGAACTCCATGAAGCCAGGGCCAAATCTTGCTCTCCTTGTCGTCTCTCAGATACCAGCAGTTTTGCCCGTAGAGAACGCCTGAGCAGGGCACATGCCCTTCTGCGCCTCAAGACTGCACACACCAGCTTGTCCACGGACAGTTTGAACAGTGGAAGTACCAGTGATGGTTACTCTGGCAGCAAAGACCAGATCCGGCCCTCTGCAAGGTCAGCCACTGTGCAAAGGCGACCAAACAGGCTGGAGCTGAAAGTGGCTCAACAAGGCTATCTAGATAAACATGATCACTGCATTCCAGCAGAAACAAACCCTAATGATGTGGCAGAAAAGGAGTCTGAAGATAGAACAAATATGAGCTTACCAAACCAAAGTAGCACCGATGCAGAAGACCAATGCAAAgacccaccaccaccaacaccAGCCACCGAGCCTACCAAACTCTCTTCTGAAACCAATGTGCCCACTATAAAGCTGTCCCCTTCCTACCAGCACGTCCCCTTAATTGGGAGTGTGGCTAAGTTTGGTATTCCCAGGAATCCAATTAACTCTCAAGGGATGAGGAGACAAGCTTGGATCCCAGCAATAAACAGTGGGGGCATAATGAAGCAGCCTCCAGTAATCCAAGCCCGGAGCCCAACGCTCAGTCAGTTGGAGACCTTGCAGAAGTACTCAGTAGAGAACACGCCAATCTGTTTCTCTCGTTGTAGCTCTCTATCCTCACTGTCATCTGCAGATGGAGCCTTGGACGGGCAGAGCCAGAGTGAAAATGAACTAGAGAGCGACTCATCAGTAGAAATAATTGACGTGGAAGACTGTGATCTGGAAAAGAATGAAGAGGAGTCCTTGGAAGATTTGAGTGAAAGTCAACTAGTAGTCTCAGAGCAGAAACAATGTGTTAGTGCAGGCAGCCCTACTTCCCAGCCCATTGAAATTCCCTGCCACATCAAACGGGAAAAGGTTTTCTTGAGGGGGGTGTCGCCAGGCAGACATGAAGACATGACTCCGTCTAGTTCCTCTGAGAACTATATCCATGAGACCCCACTGGTAATGAGTCGCTGCAGCTCTGTGAGCTCTCTGGGTAGCTTTGAGTCGCCCTCCATTGCCAGTTCTATACAGAGTGACCCATGCAGTGAGATGATTAGTGGAACTATTAGCCCCAGTGATCTGCCAGACAGTCCTGGCCAGACCATGCCCCCGAGTCGCAGCAAGACTCCCTGCTACGCGGATGCAAGTGGGCAGGACGCCCAGGCTGGTGGAGGACAGTGGGAGAGTAACCTACGCAAGTTAATGGAGATTGCAGATTTCAAGGAGAGGTTCAACCTACCACCTGACTTGGATACCATGATCTACTTCACTGTAGAAAAGCCTACAGAGAACTTCTCCTGTGCTTCTAGTCTTAGTGCCCTACCTCTCCATGAGCATTATATTCAGAAAGATGTGGAGCTCAAGCTGATGCCCCTCCTTCATGAAAAGGACAACTCCCCCTTTAACACAGCCCATGGACAGAGAGAAGAAACTGGGGAAGAACATCCTCTTTTGGGAGCGGAGAATCAGGCGGATAGATACGGCGAGGGCAACTCTGATGATGACATAGAAATCCTTAAAGAATGCATCAACTCGGCAATGCCTTCCAAATTTAGGAAGGTCAGGACCTCACTGATGTCCAGTCTCTCCACCCAGGTTCTCAGCTCTCAAACTCGAAGGTCTATGCAGCTGCCTGTTTACATGCTGTTGCCTGCTCAAACCAATCAGATGGGCTCAATGAGGAAGACTGCAAGGCCAGATAAGGACTTCTATCAAGATGATTCTTCTTTTACTGATTCGGCTGAAGGGACCCCTGTGAACCTCTCGAGCACTACGTCCCTAAGTGATGAAACGCTTCAGTATCCAGTAAAGGAGGAAAAGGGCTTAAAAGACTGGCAGCTGAGAAGAATGGAGAAACAGGACATGATGGCTCTTGAAGCAAAGAGAATTGAAGATCTTCGTTCGTTCTCCCACTTCCATAAGCCCACAAAAATGGCTGGTCACGCTGAGATGGTGACTAACCAAATGAACAGGGTTATCAAGACAGTGTTGCCCACGCAAGGAGTGCAGATGCACAGCAGGGAGGCCAAAGCATCTCTTTCTCAGCTCAGAAGTAGAGACCAGTCACCTAGCCATATGATTCAAAGACAAGACCAGAGTCATCCAAGGAATTTGCCAAAGTTAGACTTGCCCATCAGGAAGcagagtgcaggaatgcaccaAGGCCAGAACAACTATGGGGAGTATGTCCATGGTAACTTGGCATTCCAGTCTATGCGTCATACAACACCCACAGAAGAAgctatttattgcttttatgaTGATCAGATGGAGgcaaagagggagggagggaggaaagCAAGCACTGGAAGAAAGCAAATCAAGGAggcaaacagaaacattttgaccCATGCAGCAGCCAGTGCAGACCGGACCATCAACCTACaatcaaagcaaaaatgtataaCTAATAAGCTAAAGCACAATTTGATCATGGATGAGACACCTCCCTGTTACTCTCTCAGTTCCTCTCTTAGTTCTCTGAGTGATGCAGATTTAGAGGAACACCAGGggaaagctcagcaggtgtgggtGAAAAGTAAGCGTCACACAACATCAGGCCATAACCGCGATGCCTCAAAGAACTGTGGTCAAAATGATGAAGACAGCTCATCCAGTTCAGTCAGTCTGGACTCGGAGGACGACTTGCTGCAAAAGTGCATAACCTCTGCTATGCCAAAACAGAGGAGGAGGCATTCTGCCCGAAAAAGGAAATcagagaagaaacaaaaactgaagaaaGCAGTGGAAGGCTGGAATCCAGCAAGGGACCAGGAGAGTGACAACATGGCATCAGACAAAGACTCAGACCTCAACAGCATTGAGTGGAGAGCCATTCAGGAAGGTGCCCACTCCATTGTTACAAGGCTGCAGGCTGCTTCGAAATCCAGGGAGCCTTCTTCTGAGTCTGAGTCTGTCCTTTCTTGCATGTCTGGTGTGTCCAGCTTCCACACAAACCAAGAGAAGAGTGACAAGAAGAAGAATGTCAAAGAACAAGGAAAGGGTAACAAAATGCCAGATGGCAGAAACCCCAGAACACAGCTAGATTTTGCCCAGCGTAAGCCTGTGCCAAACCTGCCTGTAGTATTCAGAGGTAGGACAGTGATCTACATGCCAAATCCTAAAAAGGAAACCAACAGTTCACAAAAACCTCCCTTGAAAAAAACATCTCCTAAGACTGAAACTCCCGTGAAGAATCCGAACCTGGCTCAGCAGAGATCAAGAAGCCTACACAGACTGGGACGAGCTAATGATTCAACTGAGCTCTCCTTACCTAAAAGAAGTTCCACACCACCAGCcaggatccccaagagcacatCTTCAGGGTCCTCCCAAAACTCCACACCATCAAGACAGCCCCAGAAGAAACTCACTTCCCCCTCGCAAAGCAGTAAACAGATCCCAAAGAAAGACGTGAAGCCCACGAACAGCCCCACTGACAAGAAAACAAGCCCGGCTGCATCTCCTTCTCCCAAATCTCCCGCTCACAAAAAAACCCAGAAGTCACCTGTTCGAATCCCGTTCATGCAGACTCCTTCAAGGCAACCAATGGCTTCCCGGACTATATCACCTTTAGTCACCAATCAGCCCTCACCAGGCATCAGCAGACAAAACACGCAGCTGAAAAGGACCCTTCCTGCCAACCGTCTGGATTTGGTTCGCATGTCATCCACACGTTCGAGCAGCAGTGAGTCGGACCGGGCTGGCTTCCTGAGACAGCTGACTTTCATCAAAGAATCTCCCAGCCTCTTACGACAGAGAAGTGAAATTCCCTCCTCGAGGTCTGTACCTACCTCTAAGTGTGCATCCCCACGTAAAATGCGTCCAGGTGCCCCTGCTGCTTTTCTCTGTTCCTCCCGCTGCCAGGAATTGAAGGGTGTTGGACAGGGACCGAGAGAAACACAGGATGAAGGACAGGGGCAGGGAGCCCAACGTCAGAGGGCGGCTCTCTCCAGAGCCAGTTCTAGTGACCGAGGTCTTTCGGGCGTACGTCCAGCCAGGAGAACCAGCTCGGAGAGCCCCTGCAGAGCCCCTCAGAAGAACATCTCTGGAGCTTGGCAACGGGAGAGAGATACCTTCAAACGACACTCTTCCTCCCCTCACATTAACATACTGAAGAGAGCCACCAGCCGTTCCTCCATTTTGTCCTCTTCTTCCGAGTCCAGTGGGAAAGTAAAAAGCGAAGAGGACAGAAAGACACAGAAACAGCAGGAACCTCGAGGGAGGGGCAAAATCACCTGGAGAAGGATTCGGGATGAAGACGTGCCCCACATCTTAAAAAGCACCCTCCCCTCCACAGCACTGCCCCTCGTGCCATCCCCCGAGGGGCAAAAGCCGATGCCTCCACTGCCCGGAAAGCTCCCCACCATCACTCTGCCTCCTAGGAAAACCAGTGATGCCACTGTCCAGACAGAGGACTTCGCCACAAACAAGACCAACTCCAGCACGTCTCCCACAATAGAAAGAGCTGGCGAGATAAGTGAGGAGGCAGCCCTCTTCAGAAAGATCAGCACTGCCTCAAGCTCCAGTGCGTCTGTTCAAGAGGGGGACGCAAATGAATTGCCAAGTTCCTTTAAGAGCCAGACCACGCCATGTGCTTCCCATGTCATCGAAGGGCACAATGGTGGCATCGGTCACTTCCGCCAGAGCTCGCCCAGCAAGGCTGTGAGAGTAACCCCCTTCAACTACATCCCCAGTCCCATGGCGTGCGGCTCGCAGAGCACGCAGATCCGAGCACCAACGCTGAACGAAAAGCCCGGGGAAAGACTTGAAGCTTAA